The Providencia rettgeri genome includes a window with the following:
- the tdh gene encoding L-threonine 3-dehydrogenase produces MKALSKLKAEPGIWMTDVPKPELGHNDVMIKIRKTAICGTDVHIYNWDEWSQKTIPVPMVVGHEYIGEIVAIGQEVKGFKIGDRVSGEGHITCGHCRNCRGGRTHLCRNTIGVGVNREGCFAEYLVIPTFNAFKIPDNIPDEIAAIFDPFGNAVHTALSFDLVGEDVLVSGAGPIGIMAAAVCRHVGARHVVITDVNDYRLELAKKMGVSRAVNVSRENLKDVMNELGMKEGFDVALEVSGAPAAFQTMLDTMNHGGRIALLGIPPASMATDWSQVIFKGLFIKGIYGREMFETWYKMATLIQSGLDLSPIITHQFPIDEFQKGFDIMRSGQSGKVILNWD; encoded by the coding sequence ATGAAAGCACTGTCCAAACTGAAAGCTGAACCAGGTATATGGATGACGGATGTTCCGAAACCGGAACTCGGGCACAATGATGTGATGATCAAAATTCGTAAAACTGCGATTTGTGGTACGGATGTACATATCTATAACTGGGATGAATGGTCACAAAAAACTATTCCTGTTCCAATGGTTGTCGGTCATGAGTATATAGGGGAAATTGTTGCAATTGGGCAGGAAGTCAAAGGCTTTAAAATTGGTGACCGAGTGTCAGGGGAAGGGCATATTACTTGTGGCCATTGTCGAAATTGTCGCGGCGGGCGTACCCATCTTTGCCGCAATACAATTGGAGTTGGGGTTAACCGAGAAGGGTGTTTTGCTGAATATTTGGTGATCCCCACATTTAATGCTTTTAAAATTCCCGATAACATTCCTGATGAAATAGCGGCGATTTTTGACCCATTTGGTAACGCAGTTCATACGGCACTTTCCTTTGATTTAGTGGGGGAAGATGTGCTGGTTTCCGGCGCTGGGCCTATTGGCATCATGGCAGCCGCAGTGTGCCGACATGTGGGAGCACGACATGTTGTTATCACGGATGTGAATGATTATCGACTTGAACTCGCGAAAAAAATGGGGGTTTCCCGCGCCGTGAACGTCAGTCGTGAAAATTTAAAAGACGTGATGAACGAATTGGGAATGAAAGAAGGTTTTGATGTTGCATTAGAAGTTTCTGGTGCTCCAGCCGCTTTTCAGACCATGTTAGACACCATGAACCACGGTGGCAGAATCGCCCTATTAGGGATTCCTCCTGCCTCAATGGCAACGGATTGGAGCCAAGTGATCTTTAAAGGGTTATTTATTAAAGGGATCTACGGCCGAGAAATGTTCGAAACATGGTACAAAATGGCGACACTCATTCAATCTGGTTTAGATTTATCACCAATTATCACTCATCAATTCCCCATTGATGAGTTCCAAAAAGGCTTTGATATCATGCGTTCAGGCCAATCTGGTAAAGTGATTTTAAACTGGGATTAA
- the kbl gene encoding 2-amino-3-ketobutyrate coenzyme A ligase has product MSERFYQQIQEQLVQIEADGLFKNERIITTSQDADIEIAGGQRVINFCANNYLGLANHPELIEAAKQGMDSHGFGMASVRFICGTQDSHKILEHKLADFLGMEDAILYSSCFDANGGLFETLLGPEDAIISDALNHASIIDGVRLSKAKRYRYSNNNMVELKARLEEAKTAGARHILIATDGVFSMDGVIADLKSICDLADEYQALVMVDDSHAVGFVGENGRGSHEYCDVMGRIDIITGTLGKALGGASGGYTAAKKEVVEWLRQRSRPYLFSNSLAPAIVAASIKVIDMMKEGHSLREKLWRNAVLFREKMTAAGFTLAGADHAIIPVMLGEAKLAQIFAEELLNEGIYVTGFFYPVVPQGLARIRTQMSAAHSEEDILHAVDAFTRIGRKLKIIK; this is encoded by the coding sequence ATGTCAGAAAGATTTTATCAGCAGATTCAAGAGCAATTGGTACAAATTGAAGCCGACGGGTTATTTAAAAACGAACGCATTATTACGACTTCACAAGATGCTGACATTGAAATTGCAGGTGGCCAGCGAGTTATTAATTTCTGTGCTAACAATTATCTTGGTCTTGCAAACCACCCAGAACTCATCGAGGCCGCTAAACAAGGAATGGATAGCCATGGTTTTGGGATGGCGTCTGTGCGCTTTATTTGTGGAACGCAAGACAGCCACAAAATTTTAGAGCACAAATTGGCGGATTTTCTGGGTATGGAAGATGCGATCCTTTACTCATCCTGTTTTGATGCAAATGGTGGGCTGTTTGAAACCTTATTAGGACCGGAAGATGCCATTATTTCAGATGCATTAAATCATGCATCAATTATTGATGGGGTTAGGTTAAGTAAGGCTAAACGCTACCGTTACAGCAATAACAATATGGTGGAATTAAAAGCACGTTTAGAGGAAGCCAAAACAGCAGGGGCTCGCCATATTTTGATTGCCACAGATGGTGTGTTCTCGATGGATGGTGTTATCGCGGATTTAAAATCCATTTGTGACCTTGCCGACGAATACCAAGCATTGGTGATGGTGGATGATTCACATGCTGTTGGTTTTGTTGGGGAAAATGGCCGTGGTAGCCATGAGTATTGCGATGTAATGGGGCGTATCGATATTATCACGGGGACATTAGGTAAAGCCCTCGGCGGTGCATCCGGTGGTTATACGGCAGCGAAAAAAGAGGTCGTTGAATGGCTGCGTCAGCGTTCTCGCCCTTATTTATTTTCGAACTCACTCGCTCCTGCAATTGTAGCCGCATCTATCAAAGTGATCGATATGATGAAAGAAGGTCATTCATTACGTGAGAAGTTATGGCGTAATGCTGTGTTATTTAGGGAAAAAATGACAGCAGCGGGTTTCACCTTGGCTGGAGCAGACCATGCCATCATTCCTGTCATGTTAGGTGAAGCTAAACTTGCCCAAATTTTTGCAGAAGAGTTACTTAATGAAGGTATTTATGTCACGGGCTTTTTCTATCCTGTTGTACCGCAAGGTCTGGCACGTATTCGCACTCAGATGTCTGCAGCGCATAGTGAGGAGGATATTTTACACGCTGTTGATGCATTCACCCGCATTGGTAGAAAACTAAAAATAATCAAATAA
- the hldD gene encoding ADP-L-glycero-D-manno-heptose-6-epimerase has translation MIIVTGGAGFIGSNIIKALNAIGRTDILVVDNLKDGTKFANLVDLDIADYADKEDFIGSIIAGDDFGDVDAVFHEGACSSTTEWDGKYMMDNNYQYSKELLHYCLDREIPFLYASSAATYGGRSDNFIEERQFEKPLNVYGYSKFQFDQYVREILPEANSQICGFRYFNVYGPNEDHKGSMASVAYHLNKQINEGQSPKLFEGSDTFRRDFIYVGDVAAVNLWFWENNVSGIFNCGTGRAESFQAVADAVTEFHKDKNVAIEYIEFPEKLKGRYQSFTQADLTKLRAAGYTAPFKTVAEGVTEYMHLLNKDA, from the coding sequence ATGATCATAGTCACTGGCGGAGCTGGTTTTATTGGCAGCAATATTATTAAAGCCCTAAATGCAATCGGCCGTACAGATATCCTAGTCGTTGATAATCTGAAAGACGGGACTAAATTCGCTAACCTTGTTGACCTTGATATTGCGGATTATGCAGATAAAGAAGATTTTATTGGCAGTATCATTGCGGGTGATGATTTCGGCGATGTCGATGCGGTATTCCATGAAGGTGCTTGCTCGTCAACCACGGAGTGGGATGGCAAGTATATGATGGACAATAACTATCAGTATTCGAAAGAGTTACTGCACTATTGTTTGGATCGCGAAATCCCATTCTTGTATGCTTCTTCCGCGGCAACCTATGGTGGTCGTAGCGATAACTTTATTGAAGAGCGCCAATTTGAAAAACCATTAAATGTCTATGGTTATTCGAAATTCCAATTTGACCAATATGTGCGTGAAATCCTGCCTGAAGCTAACTCACAAATCTGTGGTTTCCGCTATTTCAACGTCTATGGGCCAAATGAAGACCATAAAGGCAGCATGGCAAGCGTTGCTTATCACTTAAATAAACAAATCAATGAAGGGCAAAGTCCAAAACTGTTCGAGGGGAGCGATACTTTCCGCCGTGACTTTATTTATGTGGGTGATGTGGCTGCGGTAAACTTATGGTTCTGGGAAAATAATGTTTCAGGTATTTTTAACTGCGGAACAGGACGTGCGGAATCTTTCCAAGCTGTTGCTGATGCAGTCACTGAATTCCACAAAGATAAAAATGTGGCTATCGAATACATTGAATTTCCTGAAAAATTAAAAGGTCGCTACCAAAGCTTCACACAAGCTGACCTCACTAAGCTACGTGCCGCCGGTTATACCGCACCATTTAAAACGGTTGCAGAAGGTGTCACCGAATATATGCATTTGCTCAATAAAGACGCGTAA
- the rfaF gene encoding ADP-heptose--LPS heptosyltransferase 2, with amino-acid sequence MKILVIGPSWVGDMMMSQSLYRTIKALHPHAQIDVMAPQWCRPLLAKMPEVNEAIPMPLGHGALEIGERRRLGKSLRANGYDQAIVLPNSLKSAFVPFFANIPKRTGWRGEMRYGLLNDIRPLNKEAFPLMVQRYVALAYDKQTIKSASDIPTPILPPKLVTVPQEVTETLQTFGVDGSRPIIGFCPGAEFGPAKRWPHYHYASLAQTLISQKGYQVLLFGSQKDHEAGEAIRLELTDDAKLHCHNFSGKTSLEQAVNLIDACNAVVSNDSGLMHVAAALDKPLVALYGPSSPDFTPPLSDKAEVIRLITGYHKVRKGDGESGYHQSLIDIQPQLVIDALTRLNIGIE; translated from the coding sequence ATGAAAATATTGGTGATCGGCCCTTCATGGGTAGGGGATATGATGATGTCACAAAGCCTTTATCGTACGATCAAGGCGTTGCATCCCCATGCACAGATTGATGTGATGGCACCACAATGGTGTCGTCCTTTACTCGCCAAAATGCCCGAGGTTAACGAAGCCATTCCTATGCCTCTCGGACATGGTGCTTTGGAAATTGGGGAACGTCGTCGATTAGGTAAGAGTTTGCGGGCAAATGGCTATGATCAAGCTATTGTGTTACCAAATTCCTTAAAGTCTGCATTTGTGCCTTTCTTTGCAAACATCCCCAAAAGAACAGGGTGGCGTGGAGAAATGCGCTATGGCCTACTCAATGATATTCGTCCACTAAATAAAGAAGCTTTTCCTTTAATGGTGCAAAGATATGTTGCTCTTGCTTATGATAAGCAAACTATTAAATCAGCTTCCGATATTCCGACACCCATTTTACCGCCTAAACTAGTGACGGTGCCGCAAGAAGTTACTGAAACCCTGCAAACCTTTGGGGTTGATGGTTCTCGCCCTATTATTGGTTTTTGCCCTGGCGCAGAGTTCGGCCCCGCCAAACGTTGGCCCCATTATCACTATGCCTCTCTTGCTCAAACACTGATTAGCCAAAAAGGCTATCAAGTACTGCTATTTGGTTCACAAAAAGACCACGAGGCAGGTGAAGCCATTCGTCTAGAGCTGACCGATGATGCGAAATTACATTGCCATAATTTTTCAGGTAAAACATCTTTAGAACAAGCCGTTAATCTAATCGATGCCTGTAATGCAGTTGTCAGTAATGACTCTGGTTTGATGCATGTCGCGGCAGCGCTAGATAAACCTCTTGTCGCCTTGTATGGCCCAAGTAGCCCTGATTTTACCCCGCCATTATCAGATAAAGCAGAAGTCATTCGCCTAATTACGGGGTATCACAAAGTGCGTAAAGGTGACGGTGAAAGTGGTTATCACCAAAGCTTGATTGATATCCAGCCTCAATTAGTTATCGATGCGTTAACTCGGTTAAATATAGGTATTGAATGA
- the rfaC gene encoding Lipopolysaccharide heptosyltransferase 1, whose product MMRVLLVKTSSMGDVLHSLPALTDAQQAISGIQFDWVVEEGFAQIPTWHSAVNQVIPVAIRRWRKNWFSAPIRAERAEFRKKLQATHYDAVIDAQGLLKSAFLVTRLAHGDKHGYDRHSIREPLASFFYDHRYAISKQQHAVERIRQLFAKSLGYTCPTQQGDYAIARHFLQSEEEHQSPYVIFLHSTTRDDKHWPEENWRELIGLMAESGIKIKLPWGAPHEQQRAERLAKGFDFVEVLPKLTLAEVAQQIANAKAVVSVDTGLSHLTAALDKPNFTLFGPTDPGLIGGYGQGQHTIKSPNNHIEDISAIYTYEQLKHFL is encoded by the coding sequence ATGATGAGAGTATTATTAGTCAAGACATCTTCAATGGGAGATGTTCTACACTCATTACCTGCACTGACCGATGCACAGCAAGCCATATCGGGTATTCAATTCGATTGGGTCGTTGAGGAAGGCTTCGCGCAAATTCCAACATGGCACAGTGCCGTTAACCAGGTGATCCCTGTGGCCATTCGCCGCTGGCGAAAAAATTGGTTTTCTGCGCCGATCAGAGCCGAACGTGCCGAATTTCGCAAGAAATTACAAGCAACACATTATGATGCTGTCATTGATGCACAAGGGTTATTAAAGAGCGCTTTTCTTGTCACCCGCTTAGCGCATGGTGATAAACATGGCTATGACCGCCATAGTATTCGCGAACCATTAGCCAGCTTCTTTTATGACCATCGTTATGCTATCAGTAAGCAGCAACATGCCGTTGAACGTATTCGCCAGTTATTTGCCAAAAGTCTTGGTTACACCTGCCCAACACAACAAGGCGATTACGCGATTGCTCGACACTTTTTGCAGTCAGAAGAAGAGCATCAAAGCCCTTATGTCATTTTTTTGCATTCAACTACCCGTGATGACAAACATTGGCCTGAAGAAAATTGGCGAGAACTTATTGGACTGATGGCTGAAAGTGGTATCAAAATCAAATTGCCCTGGGGAGCACCTCATGAGCAGCAACGTGCAGAACGATTAGCAAAAGGCTTTGATTTTGTTGAGGTCTTACCTAAACTCACGTTAGCTGAAGTTGCACAGCAAATTGCAAACGCTAAAGCGGTGGTTTCTGTCGATACTGGGCTTAGCCATTTAACAGCGGCACTTGATAAACCTAATTTTACCCTCTTTGGCCCCACCGACCCCGGCTTGATTGGGGGATATGGGCAAGGGCAGCATACGATTAAATCTCCGAATAACCATATTGAGGATATAAGTGCTATCTACACTTATGAACAGTTGAAACATTTTCTATAG
- a CDS encoding protein YibB has product MNNSITIITAFFDIGRGNWNRKNGRSNSLECTNNTYYKYFSRLAKLENTIVVFTTSDLQEKILSMRKGKTTHIITIDLHKKFKFIIKKIERIQSSGTFKQLIDPKLLRFPEYWSPEYVLINNLKPYFVKKAIDLGLVDNALAAWVDFGYIRNNENIYGINEWYHPFSENKIHLFTIQDTSNLTDEQSILKTILSNDPHIIGGVLVASKEKWPEFCRIVFETQKKFLSSGIIDDDQGVFLTCVSKYPNIFQLNYLGYMKWRNVFKLFNNGSKYNRLMRLAISLKLIR; this is encoded by the coding sequence ATGAATAATTCAATTACAATCATAACGGCATTTTTTGACATCGGTAGAGGAAATTGGAATAGAAAAAATGGCCGATCTAACTCATTAGAGTGCACAAATAATACCTACTATAAGTATTTCAGTAGATTAGCAAAGCTTGAAAACACGATTGTTGTTTTTACAACATCGGATTTACAAGAAAAAATCCTTTCAATGAGAAAAGGTAAAACAACTCATATCATTACGATTGATCTCCATAAAAAATTCAAATTTATTATCAAAAAAATAGAACGAATTCAAAGCAGTGGTACATTTAAACAACTAATCGACCCAAAATTATTACGATTCCCTGAATATTGGTCACCTGAATATGTTTTAATTAATAATCTAAAACCTTATTTTGTCAAAAAGGCCATTGACCTAGGTTTAGTTGATAATGCTCTCGCTGCTTGGGTTGATTTTGGTTATATCCGAAATAATGAAAATATTTATGGAATTAATGAATGGTACCACCCATTCAGTGAAAATAAGATTCACTTATTTACTATACAAGATACTTCAAACCTCACTGATGAACAGTCAATCTTAAAAACAATATTAAGTAATGACCCACATATAATCGGCGGTGTTTTAGTCGCTAGTAAAGAAAAATGGCCTGAATTTTGTAGAATTGTCTTTGAGACACAAAAGAAGTTTTTATCTTCAGGTATTATTGATGATGACCAAGGTGTATTTTTAACCTGTGTAAGTAAGTACCCAAATATTTTCCAATTAAATTACTTAGGGTATATGAAATGGCGGAATGTATTTAAACTATTTAATAATGGTTCAAAATACAATCGTCTTATGCGTTTAGCTATATCACTAAAATTAATTCGATAA